A window of Mucilaginibacter robiniae genomic DNA:
GCGGTCAAATACATTACAAAAGTAGGTATTGCAAGATTGTGATATAGCCTTGCGCAAATCAGTAACGCCATCAAAGTGCTCACATCCTACTCTATGATTGCCAGCTTGGTAATAATGCGGACAGAAAAACGTGGTTTGAGGTGTGATAATACCTTCTTGCAAAGCAATCAAAGCATCTAACGGCTTGAAGGATGATCCAGGCGGATAATACGCCTGAATAGGGCGCACTAGCAAAGGCCGATAAAAATCTTTGTACATGGCAGCCATATTATTACCACGCTGCCGGCCTACCATCAAATTCGGATCATAAGTAGGGCTACTTACAAAACACAAAATTTCGCCGGTTGAGGGCTCAATGGCTACAATACTGCCTACCTTGTTATGCATAAGCGCCTCGCCCAATTTTTGTATGCGGATATCCAGCGATGAAGTTAACTGCTCTCCTGCAATAGCCGGTGTATCGAGCTTACCACCTGCAAACTGGCCCTGAAATACACCACGCGAATCAACCATAAAGTTTTGCACACCACGCTGTCCACGCAAAATGGTTTCATATGATTTTTCAACACCTGTACGACCGATATAATCACCAGGACGATAGTAATCACCAGAGCGTTCCACATCCTGATCGTTTACCTCACTAATATAACCTAAAAACTGAGCGGCGGTTGAATCTGGGTAAGTACGAATGGTACGCCGTTGCACATCAAAGCCTGGAAATTCAGACATCCTTTCACTCAATGCTGCATATTGCTGCACCGAAAGCTGCTTTTCAAATATGGATTCCCGGTAAGGCGAATATTTTCGGGCCTTGATTAACCGTTTATCAAACCCATCTTTATCAACACCAATTAACCGGCAAAACTCTAAAGTATCAAACGGCTTTACCTCTTTAGGTATTACAGTAATATCATATACCGGCAAGTTCTGCACCAATATTTTACCATTACGATCCAGAATTGGACCACGGGCTGGAAAGATAATTTTTTGGCGAATAACATTTCGGGTGGCATACAAGGTATACTTGTCATCCACAATTTGTATATAAAATAAGCGGGCCAGCAAAATGATGACCAGCGTTATGAATATTCCGGCAATAACGTAACGGCGCTCAAAATAATTGTTCATTTAACGTTCTTTTCTTCTGAAAAATAAGAAGCTGGAGATTAGTATCAAAAATAATGTAAAAACTGAACTAGTTAAAAAACGGATAAGCGTATATTGTATTTCAGAAAAACGAAAAACTTCCAGGTTGAATAAAAAGAAATGGTGAAACAGGGTTAAAATAGAGGCATAAGCAAAAAACCACCGGAAACCCATATTCCCTAAAGTGGGCTCAGGCTCATTATCAAAGCCTTCTTTTTGTACGGTAATGCTAATAAACAACACCCGCGCTAAAGCCAACAACACACAGGCGGCGGCATGTAAACCTGGTGTATCGTAAA
This region includes:
- the mrdA gene encoding penicillin-binding protein 2; this translates as MNNYFERRYVIAGIFITLVIILLARLFYIQIVDDKYTLYATRNVIRQKIIFPARGPILDRNGKILVQNLPVYDITVIPKEVKPFDTLEFCRLIGVDKDGFDKRLIKARKYSPYRESIFEKQLSVQQYAALSERMSEFPGFDVQRRTIRTYPDSTAAQFLGYISEVNDQDVERSGDYYRPGDYIGRTGVEKSYETILRGQRGVQNFMVDSRGVFQGQFAGGKLDTPAIAGEQLTSSLDIRIQKLGEALMHNKVGSIVAIEPSTGEILCFVSSPTYDPNLMVGRQRGNNMAAMYKDFYRPLLVRPIQAYYPPGSSFKPLDALIALQEGIITPQTTFFCPHYYQAGNHRVGCEHFDGVTDLRKAISQSCNTYFCNVFDRLINKNGGGHRTADTYMNWRTNVNKFGFGVKLGLDLPHERKGLVPSSKFYDNRYHKDHWRVNTIISDAIGQGELLSTPLQMANIECTIANRGFYYTPHLIKAIGDRRITKAEYTTRNYVGIDSTYFNPVIDGMQDVVDRGTAAESRIPGIIMCGKTGTAQNRGKNHSIFVGFAPRDNPKIAIAVIVENGGFGASWAAPIASYLVEKYLRDAITRPKAQVAYIMNKNLLPPPPGYKPPVPKYKMGPDSLKKTQKDTAPKPVILKSVSGKHKKDTFSRQLAAVQFKRREDE
- a CDS encoding rod shape-determining protein MreD, whose translation is MIRVFVVNILRFIALLFLQVFLLKNISLYNLSVPYLYILFILLLPFETPNLLLFVLSFILGICVDAFYDTPGLHAAACVLLALARVLFISITVQKEGFDNEPEPTLGNMGFRWFFAYASILTLFHHFFLFNLEVFRFSEIQYTLIRFLTSSVFTLFLILISSFLFFRRKER